From one Terriglobales bacterium genomic stretch:
- a CDS encoding DUF4968 domain-containing protein, producing MAPVALGAIRAVHPVPNGLEIESENGRLQITALQDDVIRVRATRASQFAAKYSYAVLPTPAEVQQSFSAKTQEIADAAELDTAALHIRVDRRSSTVSFLGADGAFIAGDSASITWRGDEFTVHR from the coding sequence GTGGCTCCAGTTGCCTTAGGGGCAATCCGTGCGGTTCACCCGGTGCCGAACGGCCTGGAAATCGAGAGCGAGAACGGACGTCTGCAAATCACAGCTTTGCAGGACGACGTGATTCGGGTCCGCGCGACGCGCGCGAGCCAGTTTGCCGCGAAGTATTCCTACGCTGTGCTGCCCACCCCAGCGGAAGTGCAACAGTCCTTTTCCGCAAAGACGCAGGAGATCGCGGATGCCGCCGAACTCGACACCGCAGCGCTCCACATCCGCGTTGATCGCCGCAGTTCCACGGTGAGTTTTCTAGGAGCAGACGGCGCATTCATCGCCGGCGACTCCGCGTCCATCACATGGCGAGGCGACGAGTTCACCGTCCATCGCAT